In the genome of Leptospira congkakensis, one region contains:
- a CDS encoding lysophospholipid acyltransferase family protein: MFYYVGRSIGFVLMWIVVKPMRLKYGNKKVEIQNDHILRKLNGKSVILISNHIKPRNKFLRVITMPYDAFVIRGVLKRYGIYTTALTSYDSGIPNKGKKRKWLYRKEQMVKGIVKSIDLIPLNRSESDPVTIKDFKRRINRGNLGIGIFPEGTWYRGFRKSRKLYPGMVVLSKRYNLPIVPLYLDAYNMNKPIRLSVGNPIWEVTDAPETINYIRSELIRLKDKGTSILVTNEAEEILDDENDGLEISPSVS; this comes from the coding sequence ATGTTCTATTATGTAGGAAGATCAATCGGATTTGTGCTGATGTGGATTGTTGTGAAACCGATGCGTTTGAAGTATGGAAACAAAAAAGTTGAAATTCAAAATGATCATATCTTACGAAAGCTAAATGGTAAATCTGTAATTCTAATTTCAAACCACATCAAACCAAGAAATAAGTTTTTAAGAGTGATTACCATGCCTTACGATGCCTTTGTGATTCGAGGGGTTCTCAAAAGATATGGAATTTATACAACAGCTCTCACTAGTTATGATTCTGGAATTCCTAATAAAGGAAAAAAACGTAAGTGGTTGTATAGAAAAGAACAAATGGTCAAAGGAATTGTAAAATCCATTGATTTGATTCCACTGAACAGAAGCGAATCTGATCCAGTTACGATAAAAGATTTCAAACGAAGGATCAACCGTGGAAACTTAGGGATCGGAATTTTTCCAGAAGGTACTTGGTATAGAGGATTTAGAAAGAGTAGAAAACTATATCCTGGTATGGTTGTTCTTAGCAAACGTTATAATTTACCAATCGTTCCTTTGTATTTGGATGCGTACAATATGAATAAACCCATCCGCCTATCTGTTGGGAATCCAATTTGGGAAGTGACTGACGCACCAGAAACAATCAATTACATTCGAAGTGAACTGATTCGGCTAAAAGACAAAGGAACTTCTATCTTAGTTACGAACGAAGCAGAAGAAATTTTAGATGATGAAAACGACGGATTGGAAATTTCACCAAGCGTAAGTTAG
- a CDS encoding TetR/AcrR family transcriptional regulator produces the protein MLEASNKQRRIRNSLSREEIRNVSLLILKEEGLDGLSMRKIANRLGCSVASPYSYYESQIDLVQDLIKSGEDELLSMLKKAIIEVDSSSAFEKLAAIARAYFNFASNNRELHKVMFVTDYGGVHRKAFPQLPKSYRFFLETVRIGFESGEIPYPKNEYPAIARMMWSWMYGVIVLDMTGMLRKRTGSGNPIEEGISYFQKLLSKK, from the coding sequence ATGTTGGAAGCTTCAAACAAACAAAGACGGATTCGCAATAGCCTCTCTCGTGAGGAAATTAGAAACGTATCCCTCCTGATTTTAAAGGAAGAAGGACTGGATGGTCTTTCCATGCGAAAGATTGCGAACCGATTGGGTTGCAGTGTTGCCAGTCCTTATTCCTATTATGAAAGTCAAATTGACTTAGTCCAAGACCTAATCAAATCAGGAGAGGATGAACTTCTCTCCATGTTAAAAAAAGCAATTATAGAAGTGGATTCAAGTTCCGCTTTTGAAAAATTGGCGGCCATTGCCCGTGCCTATTTCAATTTCGCAAGTAACAACCGTGAGTTACACAAAGTGATGTTTGTGACAGATTACGGTGGAGTACATAGAAAAGCTTTTCCTCAATTGCCAAAAAGTTACCGATTTTTTTTAGAAACAGTTCGTATTGGTTTTGAGTCTGGAGAAATTCCTTATCCTAAAAATGAATACCCTGCCATCGCGAGGATGATGTGGAGTTGGATGTATGGAGTCATTGTTTTGGATATGACAGGAATGCTCCGCAAAAGAACAGGTTCCGGAAATCCCATCGAAGAAGGGATTTCCTACTTTCAAAAACTCCTGAGTAAAAAATAA
- a CDS encoding alginate export family protein produces the protein MYISKGYFYFLLLAVMMPLTITTAAPTETENVPTPTATQEIKPYVSSMKEKGIDPEYNRHMFVEPELSRHSATSGQFWLNDVLRFGMYLRPRQEARYNMDFNASEKGYTDRTVQTSSIYFIFDPSPYVQAKVTLQDARVWGGESPASSGDIRANFFNNTADIYSKNQTNAVSQNQTGIREAFLTLNQLPLRSKLQIGRQIWAYGDQRMIGGGNWTVNGLSFDGARLMFNYDNFKIHFLMARPYWTQSGTNGVVSSNDPKLNSAATGTDTTLLGTYNSFTIPDWVTLDLYSLGVVRKWKKNLMNPVTGLPESSNDDPQAMNRSRQNQNLITTGFRLTNRTKGNFLPEGKSWDFTWESAFQSGTSGRRIQDPYLKEYLPNEYDNSRTEREKYTGQMHVFQTGYTFFSKLRFGGQVLYASGDKNRADASVSTFQTLANPRFGVIPYFNSVAGISENINAQNLISKSVSISYKTDSWGEFQVTYFQNDKAEKQDAWYAISGVANSTSSLGEKNPYPVSSDKGSTENYSNNSYSSPYALGKRIYTEVDLTWHGQINDFVSLWMGFGYLNAGDAVRNYRNSKIQYNSTTQSFEWNQNYLQGKNQLARDAYMAYAQINAAF, from the coding sequence ATGTATATTTCAAAAGGTTATTTCTATTTTCTATTGTTAGCGGTAATGATGCCGCTAACAATTACAACGGCTGCTCCAACAGAAACAGAAAATGTTCCTACGCCTACCGCCACCCAAGAAATCAAACCCTATGTTTCTTCCATGAAAGAAAAGGGAATCGATCCAGAATACAATCGCCATATGTTTGTAGAACCAGAGTTATCCAGACACTCAGCAACTTCTGGCCAATTTTGGTTAAACGATGTATTACGTTTTGGAATGTATTTGCGACCGAGACAAGAAGCAAGATACAATATGGACTTCAATGCTTCTGAAAAGGGTTATACTGACAGAACGGTTCAAACTTCCTCTATTTATTTTATCTTTGATCCCAGCCCTTATGTACAAGCAAAAGTAACCCTCCAAGATGCTCGTGTATGGGGAGGAGAATCGCCAGCCTCTTCTGGTGATATCCGAGCCAATTTTTTTAACAATACAGCAGACATTTATTCTAAAAATCAAACGAATGCCGTTTCTCAAAATCAAACAGGAATCCGAGAAGCATTCTTAACTTTAAACCAACTTCCCTTACGTTCCAAATTACAAATCGGAAGACAAATTTGGGCCTATGGCGACCAACGAATGATAGGTGGTGGTAACTGGACAGTCAATGGTCTATCCTTCGATGGAGCAAGGCTTATGTTCAATTACGATAATTTCAAAATCCACTTTCTCATGGCAAGGCCCTACTGGACCCAAAGTGGAACAAATGGCGTTGTATCCTCAAACGATCCAAAACTTAACTCTGCAGCCACAGGGACAGACACAACCCTACTTGGAACTTACAATAGTTTCACGATTCCTGATTGGGTAACCTTGGACCTGTACAGTTTAGGTGTGGTACGAAAGTGGAAAAAAAATCTTATGAATCCGGTGACTGGACTTCCGGAATCTTCTAATGATGATCCGCAAGCCATGAACCGAAGTAGACAAAACCAAAACTTAATCACAACGGGTTTTCGGCTTACAAACAGAACCAAAGGAAATTTCCTTCCTGAAGGAAAGTCTTGGGATTTTACATGGGAATCGGCCTTTCAATCAGGAACAAGTGGAAGACGAATCCAAGACCCTTATTTAAAAGAATACCTTCCGAACGAATATGATAATTCAAGAACGGAAAGAGAAAAATATACGGGCCAAATGCATGTTTTCCAAACTGGATACACTTTCTTCAGTAAACTAAGGTTTGGTGGTCAAGTCCTATATGCATCTGGGGATAAAAATAGAGCGGATGCTTCTGTTTCCACATTTCAGACATTGGCCAATCCAAGATTTGGAGTGATTCCTTACTTCAATAGTGTGGCCGGAATTTCAGAAAATATCAACGCACAAAATCTAATCTCCAAGTCTGTGAGTATCAGTTACAAAACAGATTCCTGGGGAGAATTTCAAGTTACCTACTTTCAAAATGATAAAGCGGAAAAACAAGATGCTTGGTATGCCATCAGTGGAGTGGCAAACTCAACAAGTTCCTTGGGCGAAAAAAATCCATACCCAGTTTCCTCTGACAAAGGTAGTACAGAGAATTATTCTAATAATTCTTATTCGTCACCTTATGCACTTGGGAAACGAATCTATACAGAAGTAGATTTAACTTGGCATGGACAAATCAACGATTTTGTTTCTTTATGGATGGGTTTCGGATATCTGAATGCGGGAGACGCTGTTCGCAACTATAGAAATAGTAAAATCCAATACAATTCCACGACTCAATCCTTTGAATGGAACCAAAACTACTTACAAGGCAAAAACCAACTGGCGAGAGATGCTTATATGGCCTATGCCCAAATCAACGCTGCTTTTTAA
- a CDS encoding sodium-dependent bicarbonate transport family permease: MDFHAALNNILNPPVLFFFLGMGVVFFKSDLRITEGVSKFLSLYLLFSIGFKGGHELFQSPFAEEHLLTLIACMFMACFVPIYSYFIFRAKLDHANAAALAGSFGSISAVTFVTAGAFLHSYGYEYQGFIVAGMALMESPAIVLAVIIDRLGKKKNNENLNEKIQWKHLLHEAFFSSSVYILMGAVIVGYLSGESGWNTTKPFTEDIFKGLLTFFLLDKGIDAARQMRELKKVGFFLIGSALIIMTINVVIAILLTKIIQMPIGDALMFVVLCASASYIAVPAAMKDSIPEANPSIYLTVALSIVFPINIIVGIPLYFYILKVIAGTN, from the coding sequence ATGGATTTCCACGCTGCGCTCAATAACATCTTAAACCCACCGGTACTCTTTTTCTTTTTAGGAATGGGAGTTGTATTCTTCAAATCAGACCTAAGGATCACAGAAGGAGTCTCCAAATTCCTATCTTTATATCTTTTGTTCTCTATCGGATTCAAAGGAGGACACGAACTCTTCCAATCTCCTTTTGCCGAAGAACACTTACTCACACTCATTGCTTGTATGTTTATGGCATGTTTTGTTCCAATCTACTCGTACTTTATCTTTAGAGCCAAACTGGATCATGCAAATGCTGCTGCCCTTGCGGGAAGTTTTGGATCCATTAGTGCTGTGACCTTCGTGACTGCTGGTGCTTTTTTACATAGTTATGGATATGAATACCAAGGTTTCATCGTAGCAGGAATGGCTCTTATGGAATCACCTGCCATCGTTCTTGCCGTCATCATCGATCGATTGGGAAAAAAGAAAAATAACGAAAACCTAAATGAAAAGATTCAATGGAAACATTTACTCCATGAAGCTTTCTTTAGTTCTTCAGTATATATTTTGATGGGAGCGGTGATCGTTGGTTACTTATCAGGTGAGTCCGGATGGAACACTACAAAACCATTCACTGAGGATATATTCAAAGGACTACTTACTTTCTTCCTATTGGATAAAGGAATCGATGCAGCAAGACAAATGCGCGAATTAAAAAAAGTTGGTTTTTTCCTCATTGGATCCGCGCTCATTATCATGACGATTAACGTAGTCATCGCCATCCTACTTACCAAAATCATCCAAATGCCGATTGGTGATGCTCTTATGTTTGTAGTTCTCTGCGCTTCTGCATCTTACATTGCAGTACCTGCGGCGATGAAAGACTCCATCCCAGAAGCTAACCCCAGCATCTATTTAACGGTTGCTTTATCGATTGTTTTCCCCATCAATATCATCGTTGGAATTCCTTTATACTTTTACATATTGAAAGTAATTGCAGGAACCAATTAA
- a CDS encoding AraC family transcriptional regulator → MKLLAKIVFLAAIFASLGGCLWKPESFYGRNISQNVQFLVPHRTDIPRNCSHESIQSLRSFVWIDNRSADSLRGKQEEGGQWVRVEIKNEVSVDTYFSILIQWINIPFVELCSEGEDGEITTSYSGYVWEDWMEVLSPFPHFNVTLKANESRYFYIYLVSNEDLNFPLRIVSHASYRSIVLFRFLTFLFFMMMGIVSFGWAISEYLKSKEKVYISILVHFLMFFLLVYSVHGKEFASIFGNSNNLVRHSYYIFLSINHFVFFVYLASFDSFVGNRISKQILFWVSGFAGFLYLLVPLFPRVYEFRIFLVLSIFGTAAYFLFKTHHSLFAKEESDERAYVFGWFFFLFSVFLKTLFHFDFYPYQPFFIYAAVFYLPFLTAGSFLFLRNYEKRDKSKTRYRSVTLKLDKTEFRNKLESLLNSEKIFLNPDCNEELLASRMGLSYHQLSELINSEYNFNFPSLLNQYRIKEAMLILNERPELNVAEVGKLSGFGSRSAFYLEFKKQSGVNPNQFRKNKNI, encoded by the coding sequence ATGAAACTATTGGCCAAAATCGTGTTCCTAGCGGCAATCTTTGCCTCTCTAGGCGGGTGTCTATGGAAACCAGAGAGTTTCTACGGCCGGAACATAAGCCAAAATGTCCAATTTTTGGTACCCCATAGGACAGACATTCCTAGAAATTGCAGCCATGAATCCATCCAATCTTTGCGGAGTTTTGTCTGGATCGACAACCGTAGCGCCGACTCTTTGCGAGGAAAACAGGAGGAGGGAGGTCAATGGGTCCGAGTGGAGATCAAAAATGAGGTATCTGTAGATACTTATTTTAGCATCCTCATCCAATGGATCAACATCCCATTTGTCGAACTATGTTCGGAAGGAGAGGATGGAGAAATCACAACTTCTTACAGTGGGTATGTTTGGGAAGATTGGATGGAGGTCCTTTCTCCTTTCCCACATTTTAATGTTACTCTTAAAGCCAACGAAAGTCGTTATTTCTATATTTATTTAGTATCCAATGAAGACCTAAACTTTCCTCTTCGCATTGTTTCTCATGCAAGTTATCGTTCTATTGTTTTGTTTCGATTTTTGACATTTTTGTTTTTTATGATGATGGGAATTGTGTCGTTTGGGTGGGCGATATCAGAATATTTAAAATCAAAAGAAAAAGTTTACATTTCGATTTTGGTTCACTTTCTAATGTTTTTCCTTCTCGTATACTCCGTACACGGAAAGGAGTTTGCGTCAATCTTCGGAAATTCAAATAACTTAGTTAGGCATTCCTATTATATCTTTTTATCAATCAATCATTTTGTATTTTTTGTATATCTTGCTTCTTTTGATTCGTTTGTTGGAAATCGTATTTCAAAACAGATTTTGTTTTGGGTTTCGGGATTTGCAGGTTTTCTTTATTTGTTAGTTCCTCTTTTCCCAAGAGTATATGAATTTAGAATCTTTCTAGTATTATCTATATTTGGAACTGCTGCTTATTTTTTATTCAAAACTCATCACTCTTTGTTTGCAAAAGAAGAAAGTGATGAAAGGGCTTATGTCTTTGGTTGGTTCTTTTTTCTTTTTTCCGTCTTCTTAAAAACATTGTTTCACTTTGATTTTTATCCTTACCAACCCTTCTTTATTTATGCGGCAGTATTTTATCTTCCCTTTTTAACAGCGGGTTCTTTTTTGTTTTTGCGAAATTATGAAAAAAGGGATAAATCAAAAACCCGGTACCGGTCCGTAACACTGAAATTGGATAAAACCGAATTTCGGAATAAATTAGAATCGTTATTGAATTCTGAAAAAATATTTTTGAATCCTGATTGTAATGAAGAACTTTTAGCGTCTAGGATGGGTCTCTCCTATCACCAGTTAAGTGAACTTATCAATTCGGAATATAATTTCAATTTTCCTTCATTATTAAACCAATACAGAATTAAAGAAGCCATGTTGATTCTGAATGAAAGGCCTGAACTCAATGTAGCAGAGGTAGGGAAACTTTCAGGTTTTGGTTCCAGATCGGCTTTTTATCTGGAATTTAAAAAACAGTCAGGTGTGAATCCAAATCAGTTTCGGAAAAATAAAAATATATAG
- a CDS encoding SulP family inorganic anion transporter: MNSKDNLKDWLPGLKENWRSDILSGFIVFLIALPLCLGISLASGAPPMAGIFSGIVGGILVSLLSGSHLTINGPAAGLIAVVLNSIMVLGGGDPKLGFELTLAAIVIAGAIQVILGLVKAGNLTVYFPISVVHGMMAAIGIIIISKQFYVALGITPKAKTIGGLLLEIPFSFSLVNPEVAIIGLSAIVIIAILAKIKNPLLKKLPAPLVAVLVGIVLGVVFDLADEHSYTLLDQTYKIGPEKLVNLPDHIYDGITFPDFSRWKDGIFWVMVITIALIASIESLLTATAVDNTDPYRRKSNMDRELVAKGAGNFFLGWIGGLPIIAEVVRSSANIENGAKTRFSNFFHGLFLLFFILLLPGLIHRIPLASLAGILIMVGIRLASPHVFKETYEKGWDQIVIFTVTVILTIVEDLLVGVFCGIITAILIQIYFGVPLRYIFVADITVKSENKVHELYVKHALLFSNMISLKLLFRKIAPGERVDLKFDQNVKMIGFSAIEFLQSFKRDYESRGGQVNLIGFEDLKPISAYYGATRIHK; this comes from the coding sequence ATGAACAGCAAAGACAATCTCAAAGATTGGTTACCCGGGTTAAAGGAAAATTGGCGATCGGACATTTTGTCCGGTTTTATTGTGTTTCTGATTGCGTTGCCCCTTTGTCTGGGCATCTCACTTGCTTCGGGTGCTCCCCCGATGGCTGGTATTTTTTCTGGAATTGTGGGTGGAATTTTGGTCTCTCTACTCAGTGGTTCTCACCTCACCATTAATGGTCCAGCCGCTGGGCTCATCGCCGTTGTACTCAACTCAATTATGGTATTAGGTGGCGGAGATCCAAAACTCGGATTTGAATTAACGTTAGCTGCCATTGTGATTGCAGGTGCCATTCAAGTGATACTTGGGCTTGTGAAAGCAGGAAATTTAACCGTATACTTTCCCATCTCTGTAGTTCATGGAATGATGGCTGCGATTGGAATTATTATCATTTCCAAACAATTTTATGTAGCCCTTGGAATCACTCCTAAAGCCAAAACAATCGGTGGGTTGTTATTAGAAATTCCTTTTAGTTTTTCTCTTGTGAATCCTGAAGTTGCGATCATAGGACTTTCTGCGATTGTAATCATTGCGATTTTGGCAAAAATCAAAAATCCTTTACTAAAAAAGTTACCTGCACCACTAGTTGCAGTGTTAGTTGGTATTGTTTTGGGTGTTGTTTTTGATTTAGCTGATGAACATTCTTATACACTACTCGACCAAACTTATAAAATTGGTCCTGAAAAATTAGTAAATCTTCCAGACCATATTTATGATGGAATCACTTTCCCTGATTTTTCTAGATGGAAGGATGGAATCTTTTGGGTAATGGTCATTACCATTGCACTCATTGCAAGTATTGAATCATTGTTAACTGCAACTGCAGTTGATAATACAGATCCGTATCGCCGTAAATCAAATATGGATCGTGAATTGGTAGCAAAAGGTGCCGGTAACTTCTTTTTAGGTTGGATTGGTGGTTTACCAATCATCGCCGAGGTAGTTCGGTCTTCTGCAAATATTGAAAATGGTGCCAAAACAAGATTCTCCAATTTTTTTCATGGATTGTTTTTGCTTTTTTTCATTTTACTTTTGCCTGGCCTTATCCATCGAATTCCCCTCGCATCCCTTGCGGGAATTTTGATTATGGTGGGGATTCGATTGGCTTCTCCTCATGTTTTCAAAGAAACTTATGAAAAAGGTTGGGATCAAATTGTTATTTTTACTGTAACGGTGATTTTAACAATCGTAGAGGATTTGTTAGTTGGTGTGTTCTGTGGAATCATCACTGCTATTTTGATCCAAATTTATTTTGGTGTTCCTCTTCGTTATATCTTTGTTGCAGATATCACTGTAAAATCGGAAAACAAAGTCCATGAACTGTATGTAAAACATGCTTTGTTATTTTCTAATATGATTTCATTGAAATTATTATTCAGGAAAATTGCTCCAGGTGAACGAGTGGATCTAAAGTTTGATCAGAATGTGAAAATGATTGGTTTTTCAGCCATTGAATTTTTACAAAGTTTCAAACGAGACTATGAATCGAGAGGGGGACAGGTAAATTTGATTGGATTTGAGGATTTAAAACCTATCTCTGCTTATTATGGAGCGACTCGAATCCATAAGTAG
- a CDS encoding TPM domain-containing protein, whose protein sequence is MTDETWTLSPGFVSALETKLRDHESKTTNQVAVYVISSLEGEVLEEYSLRVAETWKLGQKKNDNGVLLLIALDDRKLRIEVGYGLEGSLTDVLCHHIIEKEIKPYFKKGEIESGIQNGVNSILGAIEGSYSIPPPEDYSHLGPLSFLGELSGGQNEIPFPIKILITIFVLIVLGVFTYVAANAPYVGWFIYFFLFPFWSLFPTAVYGANIGASVFLIYAIGVGLYKLYHLLTPHGRKRMKEGNFSGPVGGSGGSSRGWSSSGGSSGGFSGGGGSFGGGGSSGSW, encoded by the coding sequence GTGACAGATGAAACATGGACATTGAGTCCTGGTTTTGTTTCTGCATTAGAAACAAAACTACGAGATCACGAAAGTAAAACAACGAATCAGGTTGCAGTGTATGTGATTTCTTCACTTGAGGGAGAGGTTTTAGAAGAATACTCTCTTAGAGTTGCAGAAACTTGGAAATTGGGACAAAAGAAAAATGACAATGGAGTATTATTGTTAATTGCGTTGGATGATCGAAAGTTACGGATCGAAGTAGGGTATGGACTTGAAGGAAGTTTAACAGATGTTCTTTGCCATCATATCATAGAAAAAGAAATCAAACCTTATTTCAAAAAAGGAGAAATTGAATCCGGAATCCAAAACGGTGTAAATTCCATTCTCGGAGCCATTGAAGGATCCTATTCCATTCCACCACCAGAAGATTATTCTCATCTTGGTCCTTTGTCTTTTTTAGGAGAACTTTCTGGAGGACAGAATGAAATTCCTTTTCCAATAAAAATTTTGATCACAATCTTTGTATTGATTGTGTTGGGAGTTTTTACTTATGTAGCAGCTAATGCGCCTTATGTGGGATGGTTTATTTATTTCTTTTTATTTCCATTTTGGAGTTTGTTTCCTACTGCCGTATATGGTGCCAATATTGGCGCTAGCGTATTTTTAATTTATGCCATTGGGGTTGGGCTTTATAAACTCTATCATCTACTCACTCCTCATGGTCGGAAACGAATGAAAGAAGGTAACTTCAGCGGACCCGTTGGTGGATCTGGTGGTAGTAGTAGGGGATGGTCTAGTAGCGGAGGGAGTTCCGGTGGGTTTAGCGGCGGTGGAGGCAGTTTTGGTGGTGGCGGTAGTTCTGGAAGTTGGTAA
- a CDS encoding TolC family protein: MKLIRIIFFVLVTFGLDSLFAKPIQIKELWQTAIQSNPEFLSAKADYDKAFFENEKSYAAYLPTVNVLASARQSSVNFSGSGTVNDPLLNGSSAGSNANQQSSSGESRPTAVNRYSVGLSTNQNLFAGFKDKSGIEKTEALLQAAKQTLHDSRLKICFELKSGYAQMLYAKELHQLSEKIKERRVKNRDLVKLRYEVGREHKGSFLLSESFVKQSEFEVSSASRLFESNLNEVERVIANRLDVNINSEFLYESSMEKKYSEKEKESLLESHPSIMAEQSKVRAAQANIGVAEAGFYPELNLSATVTRQDDVWLPKPRNYSFGLNLTYPLFNGGRDYYNVKIAKTEYEKSIHTRDSKKNSLSFSLEQSHLNFKNASEQLFVLSEFYKASEIRAMIARSQYSNGLISFENWDIIENDLINREKNHLLGKRDLGLAEATYLRNLGKCFDED, encoded by the coding sequence GTGAAGTTGATTAGAATTATATTTTTTGTTTTAGTAACATTTGGATTGGATTCGCTTTTTGCCAAACCAATCCAAATCAAAGAACTCTGGCAGACAGCGATTCAATCCAATCCAGAATTTTTATCAGCTAAAGCCGACTATGATAAAGCATTTTTTGAAAATGAAAAAAGTTACGCTGCGTATTTACCGACTGTCAACGTTTTGGCTTCGGCAAGACAGTCCTCTGTAAATTTTAGTGGATCAGGAACTGTAAATGATCCTCTATTGAATGGATCAAGTGCTGGCTCTAATGCAAACCAACAATCGAGTTCAGGAGAATCAAGGCCTACTGCTGTGAATCGTTATTCTGTTGGACTTAGTACAAATCAAAATCTTTTTGCTGGTTTTAAAGATAAAAGTGGAATCGAAAAAACGGAAGCTTTACTGCAGGCCGCTAAACAAACATTACATGATTCTCGGTTAAAAATTTGTTTTGAATTAAAATCGGGTTATGCACAAATGTTGTATGCCAAAGAACTCCATCAACTTTCAGAAAAAATTAAAGAAAGGCGAGTCAAAAACCGTGATTTGGTAAAACTTCGATATGAAGTGGGCAGGGAACATAAAGGAAGTTTTTTGTTGAGTGAATCCTTTGTTAAACAATCCGAATTCGAAGTTTCTTCTGCTTCTCGTCTTTTTGAAAGTAATCTAAACGAAGTAGAACGAGTGATTGCTAATCGTTTGGATGTAAATATCAACTCAGAATTTTTATATGAATCATCCATGGAAAAAAAATATTCTGAAAAAGAAAAAGAAAGTTTATTGGAATCTCATCCATCGATTATGGCCGAACAATCAAAAGTGAGAGCCGCCCAAGCAAATATTGGTGTTGCAGAAGCAGGATTTTATCCTGAACTCAATTTAAGCGCAACAGTGACGAGACAAGATGATGTTTGGTTGCCTAAACCTAGAAACTATAGTTTTGGACTCAACCTAACCTATCCCTTGTTTAATGGCGGTAGGGATTATTATAATGTTAAAATTGCAAAAACAGAGTATGAAAAATCGATTCATACAAGAGATTCTAAAAAAAATTCTCTTTCTTTTTCGTTGGAGCAGTCTCATCTCAATTTCAAAAATGCATCAGAACAATTGTTTGTATTGTCTGAATTTTATAAGGCATCGGAGATTCGTGCGATGATCGCGAGATCCCAATATTCAAATGGACTCATCAGTTTTGAAAATTGGGATATTATAGAAAACGATTTAATCAATCGTGAAAAAAATCATTTATTAGGTAAGCGGGATCTTGGTTTGGCAGAGGCTACTTACTTACGAAATCTAGGAAAATGTTTTGATGAAGATTAA